The proteins below come from a single Procambarus clarkii isolate CNS0578487 chromosome 44, FALCON_Pclarkii_2.0, whole genome shotgun sequence genomic window:
- the LOC138350167 gene encoding uncharacterized protein, which produces MVREVRNLSMEVLSLLQLSLEVPSLLQVSLEVLSLLQLSLEVLSLLQLSLEVLSLLQLSLEVLSLLQLSLEVLSLLQFSLEVLSLLQLSLEVLSLLQLSLEVLSLLQLSLEVLSLLQLSLEVLSLLQLSLEVLSLLQLSLEVLSLLQLSLEALTRVVIFPSPLTTKIRRPG; this is translated from the coding sequence atggtgagggaggtgaggaacCTCTCCATGGAGGTTCTCTCACTCCTCCAGCTCTCCCTGGAGGTTCCCTCACTCCTCCAGGTCTCCCTGGAGGTTCTCTCACTCCTCCAGCTCTCCCTGGAGGTTCTCTCACTCCTCCAGCTCTCCCTGGAGGTTCTCTCACTCCTCCAGCTCTCCCTGGAGGTTCTCTCACTCCTCCAGCTCTCCCTGGAGGTTCTCTCACTCCTCCAGTTCTCCCTGGAGGTTCTCTCACTCCTCCAGCTCTCCCTGGAGGTTCTCTCACTCCTCCAGCTCTCCCTGGAGGTTCTCTCACTCCTCCAGCTCTCCCTGGAGGTTCTCTCACTCCTCCAGCTCTCCCTGGAGGTTCTCTCACTCCTCCAGCTCTCCCTGGAGGTTCTCTCACTCCTCCAGCTCTCCCTGGAGGTTCTCTCACTCCTTCAGCTCTCCCTGGAGGCTCTCACTCGTGTAGTAATCTttccctcacctctcacaacaAAAATACGCAGGCCAGGTTAA